cactgttCAGTACGAGGAAGGAGTACAGAGAAGGCACTGCCAGGTGTTCAAGGAGCATGTGCACACATGCTGAAAaagtttttcattcattaacctgtgctgcgctgtctccatgctttcttgcacacctggctgtccctttcgcTGTACTCCTCCcttgtaacaaacagtgaacagtgtcaatattttaatgatagttagttaaacaacttttttattttaaggaacAATATTCCGCAAAAaccagagttggtatgatgttcgtattatgatcagcatttcactgagtatgttatgtttattagttttcaagctAGACTGTAATTCAATGGCCTATTTTTGTGCCAAATAGACTATACCACTAACTGGTGCTTGCAGTCTGAATTTTTAAAAGTATATTTAGATATATTGTCTCCAAAGGATGTGTTAAAAAATCACAACTGTTAAAAGGACAAATTTGACTTGATTTTGTATATTTCCTTCAACCTTTTGGCAAACTATCAttaacatcaaagaaaacaaaaacagtttgcacattttgtgtatgttaaaagaaataagtgattcaaattacagaaaatggtTGTGTTTACAAATGGCATAAACATCTACAAAGGTACAGGCTGAAAACACTTCCAACACTATCAATTATCAATCAAATATGATTTGCAACTTGTAGACAAATTTCTGACAGGTTTGTCCATAGTAATATTTACATTTCCGCTTACTCTCGTGAGGCTTGACATTAAACCCATCCTCCATGAGATCATTCTCTAGACATTTCATAAACACTTCTTCATCAGCCTGTGCTTCCCATGGCCCGATACTGACATGTGCTGAGTCCACAATACACCCATGGAGGGGATTAAAGTTCTGAACCTTGGCCTTGAACTCTGTTTTGAAAGCACATATCAACACTTCACCTATTCTGTTGACTGACGCATTAGCAACTGCTGCTCGGATGACATCATTCTTGGCATCCTGGTACCCAGGAAACTGGGATCGATGTGACTCTTTGACAATAATTGAAGCAATTTCTGGTCGCAGTTGTAGCTTTTCAACCAAGGATTGCAGGCCATAGTACTCAGCATCTCTATAGACAGCTGTGGATGAGTCAGAGGGTGGAATTGTTCCGTAGCGGAGATATTCCAATATGTGACCAAACACAGCACCGTTGGTGTCCAAGAAGTAATGGCCATCTTTGTCCTGGTCGACCTTGTGACGGCCACTGAACATGGCCGCAAGCATGGAGTCGGAGTACTTCAGCAGCGTGGAGAGTCGCGTCTGGTACACCATTCCGCCAACATTCAGGGATATGATCGGAGGAAACTGGCCCAGTTTTACCACATTGTCccttgtctgaaaataaaccCCCAAAACATAATCTGCAAGTGACATATAGTAATATTAAGGTTTTGTATAACCCACATATAGCCCTGTGTTTGAAAAAGtgattgagttttgttttacgctgcactcagcaatattccagctactttgtagcagtctgtaaataatcacgtctggaccagataatccagtgatcaacagtatgagcatcgatctgcgcaattgggaaccgatgacgggTGAACAATGTCAGCggggctgaccacccgatcccgttagacgcctcttacgacaagcacagtcgccttttatagcaagcatggattgctgaaggtctattctacccccggccttcacgggtctgaaatTTATATAACTAGCTCAAGCAGGATAATTTGTccgaaataaaaacaaacaaacaaacaaaaacaaacatgcataATATGACATCGACAATAAAGGGTAATGTGCAATAAAGAAAATAGTTCATGACATCTATTAACCACAAACAACATGAATGCCGGTAAGGATGATTTAACGATTCATCACACCTGTACGCACCGTGTAGTGATTGACACCTGACTGAGACTGAGGTGATGATGGCAGGGAACGAGCACCTGTCTGTCGCCGCACTGAATTTACGCCGGACTCCTCATACCCCTCTCTGACATGCGTGATGAAAGGGTGCTTAGCCCTTGGAAAAGGCTTTGGTGCGATTTCTCGCATTGAAATAATttcctcaacagaggaatcATCTTCATCTgtcattttcaatatttcttcagctGATGTTTTGGCATGCAGTTATTGTCTCCCTTTccctacatgtatatatttagatATAGACTAGTTTCCTGATAACTAATTTCGACCATCAGAACATATACCGGTGAAGTAGCTGATCCGCTTTTCACTTGCTCAGTAGCCAAGTAACAGAGACAAAATTATTTGATTTATTGCAATCGCCTGTATACATGACGTAAGTGAGTCAGTGATTTAACACGGTCGCTTCAATATTATTTCATccatgagaaaaaaaaacacccgCGCTCCTTTTCTCCCGTAAACGTTTTGACTTTATGACATGTTATATGTGCACATACCTCACTCCTAACCGAGGTAATAATTAATGCTTAAATAATAATTTCTAAACAATATAGATAATTAACAGACTGGTGTACTGTCCACGTATCTATGAGCTGGTATAATTGCCTCTTTAAAACTTAGATTTACTATACACTCGAGGgcttagcattcagtacagccttggagcaaggctagtCTTTTTACGAAAGAGCAATAAAACTGGGTTGTTACTCACACAATATATAAGTGAGGTGTCACAAACACTGGGGTGAGGTGGGGGTGTTAATTCAGATTGTCCCCCAAATCACTTCCCAACTTTAGAGCTTATAACTTAATTTATAGCTTGACAGCTTTAGAGCGTATGACTTAATATATAGCTTGGCAACTTTAGAGCTTATAAATTGGGTTTACTGAGCCAAGCGAGTTCACTTTCCTTATCAGTGATTGTAAACCTCTGTGTCTTTGGCGCTAACGCCATCCACAGCAGTACTACACGAAATTAAACGGATGAGAGGGTCGGACTGTCAGCTTAACCTAACCTTACAGCTTTGACATCATTCATGACATCAACCATTGGTTTGGCACAGAGAAAACCTTAATATATTTGTGATATCAATGATTACTTCAGAGAGGGATGTGTATATAAGCTATTGCATTTGCATGCaaagaaatagaaaaagaaTTATGTGTGGGTCGTTACCAGCTCAATGCatattctgtctcacagttcctgaaccacattattttcgcTTCTGTTTGGCAAAGTCCAAATCACAGAGAGGCCTCCTTTTCAGTTGCAaaacacatgcacgcacgcacgccacCTAAAcgttattttattgttttaacaTACCGGTATATGCAATACGTCCTCGATATTATAACAGTACAACGTTATCCTTgatgtgcatattttcttcaCGTGATCTCGATACTTCATGTAAAATGCGTAAACTGTTGTTTGCCCCTAGTTTTTAGGACCGTTGTATTGCATCGCATGAAAGAACTTGTCAGAGGTTAATGAGAGATGATTTTTACAATTAGTTGTTTAGGGTATAGTATTCAATGTGGGCTTTAATATAGACCAATAAAACGAGCCTTCTGTTTAACTCCG
The window above is part of the Haliotis asinina isolate JCU_RB_2024 chromosome 1, JCU_Hal_asi_v2, whole genome shotgun sequence genome. Proteins encoded here:
- the LOC137294073 gene encoding BTB/POZ domain-containing protein KCTD7-like, coding for MTDEDDSSVEEIISMREIAPKPFPRAKHPFITHVREGYEESGVNSVRRQTGARSLPSSPQSQSGVNHYTTRDNVVKLGQFPPIISLNVGGMVYQTRLSTLLKYSDSMLAAMFSGRHKVDQDKDGHYFLDTNGAVFGHILEYLRYGTIPPSDSSTAVYRDAEYYGLQSLVEKLQLRPEIASIIVKESHRSQFPGYQDAKNDVIRAAVANASVNRIGEVLICAFKTEFKAKVQNFNPLHGCIVDSAHVSIGPWEAQADEEVFMKCLENDLMEDGFNVKPHESKRKCKYYYGQTCQKFVYKLQIIFD